The Mesorhizobium sp. M1D.F.Ca.ET.043.01.1.1 genome contains a region encoding:
- a CDS encoding aldose epimerase family protein, which yields MKDGEVFGTTQAGEPVRRFTIRGGGLTANIIGLGAIVQDLRLTGHDAPLVLGYDRFEPYETDRAYFGTVVGRFANRIRDGRFTIAGKRYQTERNFLDKHTLHGGSEGYFHRPWTVSLHGRDFVTLTLHDPDGTMGFPGALDVTCTYRLKIPGTLSMELTATCEEPTLCNLAQHSYFNLEDGGAGDILDHRLMLNAGAYTPVDGEMIPTGAVKPVDGTPYDFRQARPLRMETEGEQLPYDVNFCLASSRGPLHQAAWVQGANSGVEMEIWTTEPGLQLYIGQYVAPSSPGLDGRHYKPFSGFCLEAQAWPDAPNRPYFPQATLWPGQIYHQVTEYRFRLP from the coding sequence ATGAAGGACGGCGAGGTCTTCGGCACCACACAGGCGGGCGAGCCGGTTCGCCGTTTCACCATCCGCGGCGGTGGGCTGACCGCCAACATCATCGGGCTCGGCGCGATCGTCCAGGATCTCAGGCTCACCGGCCACGACGCGCCGCTGGTGCTGGGCTACGACCGGTTCGAGCCCTATGAGACCGATCGCGCCTATTTCGGCACCGTCGTCGGCCGCTTCGCCAACCGCATTCGCGACGGCCGTTTCACCATCGCCGGCAAGCGCTACCAGACGGAGCGCAACTTCCTCGACAAGCACACGCTGCACGGCGGCTCGGAAGGCTATTTCCACCGGCCATGGACCGTTTCGCTGCACGGACGCGATTTCGTGACGCTGACGCTGCACGATCCGGACGGCACGATGGGCTTTCCAGGGGCGCTGGACGTCACCTGCACCTACCGGCTGAAGATCCCCGGCACGCTCAGCATGGAATTGACCGCGACCTGCGAGGAGCCGACACTCTGCAACCTGGCGCAGCACTCCTACTTCAACCTTGAGGACGGCGGCGCGGGCGACATCCTCGACCACCGGCTTATGCTCAACGCAGGCGCCTACACACCGGTCGATGGCGAGATGATCCCGACCGGGGCGGTGAAGCCGGTCGACGGCACGCCCTATGATTTCCGTCAGGCGCGGCCGCTGCGCATGGAGACGGAAGGCGAGCAACTCCCCTACGACGTGAATTTCTGCCTCGCCTCCAGCCGCGGACCGCTTCACCAGGCCGCCTGGGTGCAAGGGGCCAATTCGGGCGTCGAGATGGAAATCTGGACCACCGAACCCGGCCTGCAGCTCTATATCGGCCAGTATGTCGCGCCGTCTTCGCCCGGGCTGGATGGCCGGCATTACAAGCCGTTCTCCGGCTTTTGCCTCGAAGCGCAGGCCTGGCCGGACGCGCCGAACCGGCCTTATTTCCCGCAAGCCACGCTGTGGCCTGGGCAAATCTATCATCAGGTTACGGAATACCGGTTCCGGCTCCCCTGA
- a CDS encoding sugar kinase, with the protein MAANGIASIGECMLELSSQTGPNWRMGFAGDTFNTLWALHALSPNRPATYVSAFGDDPFSRDQIDFFAQNGVGIGNSPVIAGARPGLYAITLTGAERAFTYWRSDAAARQLASDPAALAKSLENQALVYFSGITLAILDEAARKTLLATVAAARSAGSLVAFDPNYRPRLWRSREAAQAAILEALAVADIALPTFPDEQMLFGDEAPQATATRLGQLVGEVVVKNGEQPALIVANGASETVDAVHVAAPVDTTGAGDSFNGGYLAARLAGHAPADAARRAHRVAAAVVQVRGALAPFETLRAAFDG; encoded by the coding sequence ATGGCTGCCAACGGTATCGCCTCGATCGGCGAATGCATGCTCGAACTGTCGAGCCAGACAGGGCCGAACTGGCGCATGGGCTTTGCCGGCGACACCTTCAACACGCTGTGGGCATTGCATGCGCTGAGCCCGAACCGGCCGGCGACCTATGTCTCGGCCTTCGGCGACGATCCGTTCTCGCGCGATCAGATCGACTTCTTCGCCCAGAACGGCGTCGGCATCGGCAACAGCCCGGTCATTGCCGGCGCCAGGCCCGGGCTTTACGCCATCACGCTCACCGGAGCCGAGCGCGCCTTCACCTACTGGCGAAGCGACGCGGCGGCCCGCCAGCTCGCCTCCGATCCGGCCGCGCTGGCGAAAAGCCTTGAAAACCAGGCGCTTGTGTACTTTTCCGGTATCACCCTGGCAATTCTGGATGAGGCCGCGCGCAAGACCCTGCTTGCGACCGTTGCGGCGGCCCGCTCGGCCGGCTCGCTTGTCGCTTTCGATCCAAACTACCGCCCCAGGCTTTGGCGGAGCCGCGAGGCCGCGCAGGCAGCGATCCTGGAAGCGCTCGCGGTCGCCGACATCGCGCTGCCAACGTTTCCCGACGAGCAGATGCTGTTCGGCGACGAGGCGCCGCAGGCGACCGCAACGCGGCTCGGCCAGCTGGTCGGTGAGGTCGTCGTCAAGAACGGCGAGCAGCCGGCATTGATTGTTGCGAACGGCGCCTCGGAAACAGTCGACGCCGTGCATGTCGCCGCGCCCGTCGATACCACCGGCGCCGGTGATTCCTTCAACGGCGGCTATCTCGCCGCCCGGCTCGCCGGCCATGCGCCTGCCGATGCCGCTCGGCGCGCGCATCGCGTGGCCGCCGCCGTCGTGCAGGTGCGCGGCGCCTTGGCTCCGTTCGAGACGCTTAGAGCTGCTTTCGACGGCTAA
- a CDS encoding FixH family protein, with the protein MASIWRYILTGLGLTALLVGILAVVYLTAPQSAPGPDTSRSKKTASGLFVASFEPERGVVRHGELQSWLLTLKTAAGAPVEGAAITVSGGMPQHNHGLPTSPQATDYLGEGRYRIDGVKFTMSGWWQLRFAISAAAGSDSVVFNIVL; encoded by the coding sequence TTGGCATCGATATGGCGTTACATTCTTACGGGCCTCGGTCTGACCGCCCTTTTGGTCGGCATCCTGGCGGTCGTCTATCTGACGGCGCCGCAGTCGGCGCCGGGACCCGACACGTCGCGTTCCAAGAAGACGGCGAGCGGCCTGTTTGTGGCGAGCTTCGAGCCGGAGCGCGGCGTCGTCCGGCACGGCGAGCTGCAGTCCTGGCTGCTGACGCTGAAAACCGCCGCGGGCGCGCCGGTGGAGGGTGCCGCGATCACAGTTTCCGGCGGCATGCCGCAGCACAATCACGGCCTGCCGACCAGCCCGCAGGCGACCGACTATCTGGGCGAGGGGCGCTACAGGATAGACGGCGTGAAATTCACCATGAGCGGCTGGTGGCAGCTGCGCTTCGCCATCTCGGCGGCGGCGGGTTCCGATTCCGTCGTCTTCAACATCGTGTTGTGA
- a CDS encoding cytochrome c peroxidase gives MRRLARVASIAVLVALSLLSGCGKPEFSDAEKKTIASLALNTLPALKADTTNRYADLPAAAALGSTLFFDVGMSRDGTVSCSTCHKIDRQFQDDLPQAVGVGRTNRRTMPLAGVARDPWFFWDGRRDSLWAQALTPLENPLEQAGNRAAFAHYIKNRFGERYERIFGPLPDLSAVPADASPLGTEAEKAAWNAMPASEQEDVNRVFANIGKAIAAFEQSIDPPQTRFDRFAIDLATGAKPESDAAFSPEEILGLKLFIGKANCVTCHNGPRFTDNSFHNTGVPPVKDLPPDRGRVDAVAQVEADPFNCFGKFRDGDAGACRELRFMVKDGEQLVRAYKTPSLRGAASRAPYMHAGQFSSLDEVVAHYSKAAPSDEGVSEVHPLNLSDRERSALVAFLKTLAE, from the coding sequence ATGAGGCGTCTCGCCCGTGTCGCAAGCATCGCGGTTCTGGTCGCGCTCAGCTTGCTTAGCGGCTGCGGCAAGCCCGAGTTCAGCGACGCCGAGAAGAAGACAATCGCCTCGCTGGCGCTGAACACGCTGCCGGCGCTCAAAGCCGACACCACGAACCGGTATGCCGACTTGCCGGCCGCGGCGGCGCTCGGATCGACGCTGTTCTTCGATGTCGGCATGAGCCGCGATGGCACGGTTTCCTGCTCGACCTGCCACAAGATCGACCGTCAGTTCCAGGACGACCTGCCGCAGGCCGTCGGCGTCGGCCGCACCAACCGGCGCACCATGCCGCTGGCCGGCGTGGCGCGCGATCCGTGGTTCTTCTGGGACGGTCGCCGCGACAGCCTTTGGGCGCAGGCGCTGACGCCGCTCGAAAATCCGCTGGAGCAGGCCGGCAATCGCGCCGCCTTCGCGCACTACATCAAGAACCGGTTCGGCGAGCGCTACGAGCGCATCTTCGGACCACTGCCCGATCTCTCCGCCGTTCCAGCCGATGCCAGCCCGCTCGGCACAGAGGCCGAGAAGGCGGCGTGGAACGCCATGCCGGCCAGCGAGCAAGAGGACGTCAACCGAGTCTTCGCCAATATCGGCAAGGCGATCGCCGCCTTCGAGCAGTCGATCGATCCGCCGCAGACGCGCTTCGACCGCTTCGCCATCGATCTTGCGACCGGCGCCAAGCCTGAGAGTGACGCGGCGTTCTCGCCGGAAGAGATCCTTGGGCTGAAGCTGTTCATCGGTAAAGCCAATTGCGTGACCTGCCACAACGGGCCACGCTTTACCGACAATTCTTTCCACAACACCGGCGTGCCGCCAGTGAAGGACCTGCCGCCGGACCGTGGCCGGGTCGATGCGGTGGCTCAAGTCGAGGCCGATCCGTTCAACTGCTTCGGCAAGTTCCGCGACGGCGACGCCGGCGCCTGCCGTGAGTTGCGCTTCATGGTGAAGGATGGCGAGCAGCTTGTGCGCGCCTACAAGACGCCCTCGCTGCGCGGAGCTGCCTCGCGTGCACCCTACATGCATGCGGGGCAGTTTTCCTCTCTCGATGAAGTGGTGGCGCATTATTCGAAGGCAGCGCCCAGCGACGAAGGCGTTTCGGAAGTCCACCCGCTCAATCTGTCGGACCGCGAGCGGTCGGCGCTGGTGGCGTTTCTCAAGACACTGGCCGAGTAA
- a CDS encoding Lrp/AsnC ligand binding domain-containing protein, whose product MTEDQLDRIDRNILSALGRDGRLSMSELALKVGLSKTPVQARVKRLEKDGYIRGYRAIIDRERMGEGHVAFVQVKLSDTRSAALDAFNRAVQGVPEIEQCHMMASSFDYLLKVRTTDIAAYRRVLGERISALPHVAQTSTFVAMETVKDR is encoded by the coding sequence ATGACTGAAGACCAATTGGACCGCATCGACCGCAACATCCTGTCCGCGCTCGGGCGTGACGGCAGGCTTTCCATGTCCGAGCTGGCTTTGAAGGTCGGCCTGTCGAAGACGCCGGTGCAGGCGCGCGTGAAGCGGCTGGAGAAGGACGGCTATATAAGGGGCTATCGCGCCATCATCGACCGCGAACGCATGGGCGAAGGCCATGTCGCCTTCGTGCAGGTGAAGCTTTCCGACACGCGCTCTGCCGCGCTCGACGCCTTCAACCGCGCTGTGCAAGGCGTGCCGGAGATCGAGCAATGCCACATGATGGCGTCGAGCTTCGACTATCTCCTGAAAGTCCGCACCACCGACATTGCCGCCTATCGCCGCGTGCTCGGCGAGCGCATCTCCGCCCTCCCCCACGTGGCGCAGACGTCTACCTTCGTGGCGATGGAAACGGTCAAGGATCGCTAG
- the putA gene encoding bifunctional proline dehydrogenase/L-glutamate gamma-semialdehyde dehydrogenase PutA, with product MPLDAIRQQIRANYLPDEDEAVKRLSAAAGLSAEERKAISARAADLVRAVRGSTDPRLMEVFLSAYGLSTKEGVALMCLAEALLRVPDAETMDDLIADKIAPHDWSAHSGSSSSIFVNASTWALMLTGRVLDEGEGGIEGTLRAMVRRLGEPVIRKAVAAAMREMGEQFVLGRTIAEAVKRGRPMTQKGYLYSFDMLGEAARTEADALRYHRAYADAISALDSGSNGPDIRYNHGISVKLSALHPRYEVAQKERMLPVMAERLLSLSLAARHSRMGLNIDAEEADRLDLSLGVIERVLAEPELAGWDGFGVVVQTYGPRAAFVIDWLYALAKKYDRNIMVRLVKGAYWDTEIKRAQTLGLPGYPVFTRKTNTDVSYLACARKLLSMTDRIYPQFATHNAHTVAAILSMAKDRDSFEFQRLHGMGESLHETVRKSERTRCRIYAPVGAHSDLLAYLVRRLLENGANSSFVHQLTDEEVEPEEIARDPLATVESQGPAANPAIARPAAIFGANRCNSKGFDITDPVTLAAIDRARAEFAGADRWHAKPITRAAGYGKQRQIVNPAKPDEIVGTVHEAAAKQVATAVRIAADAQPAWAKRPVAERAAILNRAADLYEANAAEFFALATREAGKSLADGVAEVREAVDFLRYYAAEAANAEAGTQARGAIVCISPWNFPLAIFTGQIAAALVTGNSVIAKPAEQTPLIAFRAVEMLREAGVPEDVIQLLPGDGPSVGAPLTADPRIAGVCFTGSTEVAKLIEKQLAETAAPDAMLIAETGGLNAMIVDSTALPEQAVRDILASAFQSAGQRCSALRVLYVQKDVEKKMLEMLKGAMEALNVGNPWLISTDVGPVIDEEAQASISDYCSKKGLEGRLIAKLEAPKNGRFVAPHVFRVKGIEEMEREVFGPVLHVATFDADDIDAVIAAINRKGYGLTFGLHTRIEGRVQHFVDGIHAGNIYVNRNQIGAVVGSQPFGGEGLSGTGPKAGGPHYLRRFRKGPEAGTEVGEGHKVTATELADNLPDPTLGGWSTRPDRVAILRKHLRGKGAAAIAAAASLDFGQVDLPGPTGEANTLSLAPRGRVLCLGPDAETLLSQTIQALAAGNAVLAVAPGAPAVLSALTGKGLPLAAIDGRPDPVEARALKVDVVAFSGTPEAARIVRRVIAERAGPIVPLVSEVLNPAAYAHERAVCVDTTAAGGNASLLAAA from the coding sequence ATGCCGCTCGATGCCATCCGCCAGCAGATCCGCGCCAATTACCTGCCCGACGAAGACGAGGCCGTGAAGCGCCTCTCCGCGGCGGCCGGGCTTTCGGCAGAGGAGCGCAAGGCGATTTCGGCCCGCGCCGCCGATCTGGTGCGCGCGGTGCGCGGTTCGACCGACCCTCGGCTGATGGAGGTCTTTCTCTCGGCCTATGGCCTTTCGACCAAGGAGGGCGTGGCGCTCATGTGTCTGGCCGAGGCGCTGTTGCGCGTGCCCGATGCCGAGACGATGGACGATCTCATCGCCGACAAGATCGCGCCGCATGACTGGTCGGCGCATTCGGGCAGCTCGAGCTCAATCTTCGTCAACGCCTCGACCTGGGCGCTGATGCTGACCGGCCGCGTGCTCGACGAAGGCGAGGGCGGCATCGAAGGCACGCTGCGCGCCATGGTGAGACGGCTCGGCGAGCCGGTCATCCGCAAGGCGGTGGCGGCGGCGATGCGCGAAATGGGCGAGCAGTTCGTGCTCGGCCGCACCATTGCCGAGGCGGTAAAGCGCGGCCGGCCGATGACGCAGAAAGGCTATCTTTATTCCTTCGACATGCTGGGCGAGGCGGCTCGCACCGAAGCCGATGCGCTGCGCTACCACCGGGCCTATGCGGATGCGATTTCGGCGCTGGATTCCGGCTCGAACGGACCCGACATTCGCTACAATCACGGCATTTCGGTCAAGCTCTCGGCGCTTCATCCGCGCTACGAGGTAGCCCAGAAGGAAAGGATGCTGCCGGTGATGGCCGAGCGGCTTCTGTCGCTTTCGCTCGCCGCGCGGCATTCGCGCATGGGGCTCAACATCGATGCCGAGGAGGCAGACCGGCTCGATCTGTCGCTCGGCGTCATCGAGCGCGTGCTGGCCGAGCCGGAGCTCGCTGGGTGGGACGGTTTTGGCGTCGTCGTCCAGACCTATGGCCCGCGCGCGGCCTTCGTCATCGACTGGCTCTATGCGCTTGCGAAGAAATACGACCGCAACATCATGGTGCGGCTGGTGAAAGGCGCCTATTGGGACACCGAGATCAAGCGGGCGCAGACGCTTGGGTTGCCCGGTTATCCGGTCTTCACCCGCAAGACCAACACCGACGTCTCCTATCTCGCCTGTGCGCGAAAGCTGCTGTCGATGACCGATCGCATCTATCCGCAATTCGCCACGCATAACGCGCATACGGTCGCCGCCATCCTGTCGATGGCAAAGGACCGCGATTCCTTCGAGTTCCAGCGCCTGCACGGAATGGGCGAATCCCTGCACGAGACGGTGCGCAAGTCTGAACGGACGCGCTGCCGCATCTACGCTCCGGTCGGTGCCCATTCCGATCTGCTCGCCTATCTGGTGCGGCGGCTCCTGGAAAACGGCGCCAACTCCTCCTTCGTCCACCAGCTGACCGACGAGGAGGTCGAGCCGGAGGAGATCGCTCGCGATCCGCTGGCGACGGTGGAAAGCCAAGGTCCGGCAGCCAATCCAGCGATCGCGCGTCCTGCCGCGATCTTCGGCGCCAACCGGTGCAACTCCAAGGGGTTCGACATCACCGATCCGGTGACGCTCGCAGCCATTGACAGGGCAAGGGCGGAGTTTGCCGGAGCGGACCGCTGGCATGCCAAGCCGATCACGCGCGCCGCCGGCTACGGCAAGCAGCGCCAGATCGTCAATCCGGCAAAGCCCGACGAGATTGTCGGCACGGTGCATGAGGCGGCGGCCAAGCAGGTCGCGACCGCCGTGCGCATCGCCGCCGATGCGCAACCGGCCTGGGCGAAGCGCCCGGTTGCCGAGCGCGCCGCGATCCTCAACCGCGCCGCCGATCTTTACGAGGCCAATGCGGCCGAATTCTTCGCTTTGGCCACCCGCGAGGCCGGCAAGTCGCTGGCCGACGGCGTCGCCGAGGTGCGCGAGGCGGTCGACTTTCTGCGCTATTACGCTGCCGAGGCGGCGAATGCCGAAGCGGGTACGCAAGCGCGCGGCGCGATCGTCTGCATCTCGCCCTGGAATTTCCCGCTGGCGATCTTCACCGGCCAGATCGCCGCGGCGCTGGTCACCGGCAATTCGGTGATCGCGAAGCCCGCCGAACAGACGCCGCTGATTGCTTTCCGTGCCGTCGAGATGCTGCGCGAGGCCGGTGTGCCGGAGGATGTCATCCAGCTTCTGCCGGGCGACGGGCCGTCGGTCGGTGCGCCGCTCACCGCTGATCCGCGCATCGCCGGTGTCTGCTTCACCGGCTCGACCGAGGTCGCCAAGCTGATCGAGAAGCAACTGGCCGAGACCGCGGCGCCCGACGCCATGCTGATCGCCGAGACCGGCGGACTCAACGCCATGATCGTCGATTCCACCGCGCTGCCCGAGCAGGCGGTGCGCGACATCCTCGCTTCCGCCTTCCAGAGCGCCGGCCAGCGCTGCTCGGCGCTGCGCGTGCTCTATGTCCAGAAGGACGTCGAGAAGAAGATGCTGGAAATGCTGAAGGGCGCGATGGAGGCCCTCAATGTCGGCAATCCCTGGCTTATCTCGACCGATGTCGGCCCGGTCATCGATGAAGAGGCGCAGGCCTCGATCAGCGACTATTGCTCGAAGAAGGGGCTGGAGGGCCGGCTGATCGCCAAGCTGGAAGCGCCGAAGAACGGACGCTTCGTCGCGCCGCACGTCTTCCGGGTCAAAGGCATCGAGGAGATGGAGCGCGAGGTGTTCGGCCCGGTGCTGCATGTCGCGACTTTCGACGCCGACGATATCGATGCGGTGATCGCCGCCATCAACCGCAAGGGCTACGGCCTGACCTTCGGCCTGCATACCCGCATCGAGGGCCGCGTGCAGCATTTCGTCGACGGCATTCATGCCGGCAACATCTATGTCAACCGCAACCAGATCGGCGCCGTCGTCGGCTCGCAGCCTTTCGGTGGCGAAGGGCTGTCGGGCACCGGGCCGAAGGCCGGCGGGCCGCATTATCTGCGCCGCTTCCGCAAGGGACCGGAGGCCGGCACGGAAGTTGGCGAAGGCCACAAGGTGACGGCGACCGAGCTCGCAGACAACCTGCCGGATCCGACGCTGGGCGGCTGGTCGACCCGGCCGGATCGGGTGGCGATCCTGAGAAAGCATCTGCGCGGCAAGGGCGCCGCTGCGATCGCGGCAGCGGCTAGCCTCGATTTCGGCCAGGTCGACCTGCCGGGCCCGACGGGCGAAGCCAACACGCTGTCGCTGGCGCCGCGCGGCCGGGTGCTCTGCCTCGGGCCGGACGCCGAGACGCTGCTTTCCCAGACGATCCAGGCTTTGGCCGCCGGCAACGCGGTGCTGGCGGTGGCGCCTGGCGCGCCGGCGGTGCTGTCGGCGCTGACCGGCAAGGGACTGCCGCTTGCTGCAATCGACGGCCGTCCGGATCCGGTCGAGGCGCGGGCGCTGAAGGTCGACGTCGTCGCCTTCTCCGGCACGCCGGAAGCGGCGCGCATCGTGCGCAGGGTGATCGCCGAGCGCGCCGGGCCGATCGTGCCGCTGGTCAGCGAGGTGCTCAACCCGGCGGCCTACGCGCATGAGCGCGCTGTCTGCGTCGACACGACGGCGGCTGGCGGCAATGCCAGCCTGCTGGCAGCGGCCTAG
- a CDS encoding antibiotic biosynthesis monooxygenase, translating to MYIAMNRFKVQNGSEEAFEDVWKNRDSSLSDMKGFREFHLLRGAVNETEGYTLFASHTVWASQDDFVAWTKSENFRAAHRNAGTSEVHYLGHPQFEGFSVVEGA from the coding sequence ATGTACATCGCCATGAACCGCTTCAAGGTCCAGAACGGCTCGGAGGAAGCCTTCGAAGATGTCTGGAAGAACCGCGATTCCAGCCTCTCCGACATGAAGGGCTTCAGGGAATTCCATCTGCTGCGCGGCGCGGTCAACGAGACCGAGGGCTACACGCTGTTTGCCTCGCACACCGTCTGGGCCAGCCAGGACGATTTTGTCGCCTGGACGAAGTCGGAGAATTTCCGCGCCGCCCACCGCAACGCCGGCACCTCGGAGGTGCACTATCTCGGCCACCCTCAGTTCGAGGGTTTTTCGGTCGTCGAGGGCGCCTGA
- a CDS encoding TonB family protein yields MQDIDHPSDAGSELAVTPAEQVVQPRQTAGRRKWPVAIIASGLLHGAAAAAFLIAPAGTFDSLDAIQAEGTDQSGADAQGSALNDAASGALDVTLVPDPQPVKPRTVEPTPPAEALQSASEPVTPQPKAETAKEPTPTPDILAAAALRQDDQSVPADSEPTAAIEPQSAEAGPAEPEQPPVPAAVPNAPAGSAGSGQPVETRGTETADGDARDAPVIASKGKIKAAAGSALESRYSGEIQKKLARANRRVSKSVQAKARNNARVVFIVAADGSISDLQLAESSGSPELDEFALTLVRKQAPFPPIPPETGRSSWLFKARIGPF; encoded by the coding sequence ATGCAGGACATCGATCACCCCTCCGACGCAGGCAGCGAATTGGCGGTCACGCCGGCCGAGCAGGTTGTGCAGCCGCGGCAAACGGCCGGGCGGCGCAAATGGCCGGTGGCCATCATCGCCTCCGGCCTGCTCCATGGCGCCGCGGCGGCGGCGTTTCTGATCGCGCCCGCCGGAACGTTCGACTCCCTGGACGCGATCCAGGCCGAGGGCACTGACCAGTCAGGCGCCGACGCCCAGGGCAGCGCCTTGAATGACGCCGCGTCCGGCGCGCTGGATGTAACCTTGGTGCCGGATCCGCAGCCGGTGAAACCGCGGACCGTCGAGCCGACTCCGCCAGCCGAAGCGCTGCAATCGGCAAGCGAACCGGTGACGCCCCAGCCCAAGGCAGAAACCGCTAAAGAGCCGACCCCCACGCCGGATATCCTGGCGGCCGCCGCACTGCGCCAAGACGATCAGAGTGTTCCCGCGGACAGCGAGCCGACGGCCGCGATCGAACCTCAAAGCGCCGAAGCGGGCCCTGCCGAGCCCGAGCAGCCGCCGGTCCCGGCCGCCGTGCCGAACGCACCAGCCGGATCGGCAGGGTCAGGCCAACCCGTTGAAACGCGCGGCACGGAAACAGCGGATGGCGATGCGCGCGATGCGCCGGTCATCGCCAGCAAGGGCAAGATAAAGGCGGCTGCCGGCAGTGCCCTGGAATCCCGCTACAGCGGCGAAATTCAAAAGAAGCTTGCCCGTGCCAACCGTCGCGTTTCGAAATCGGTCCAGGCCAAGGCTCGCAACAATGCCAGGGTGGTTTTCATCGTCGCAGCGGACGGGAGCATCAGCGACTTGCAGCTCGCCGAAAGCTCAGGATCTCCCGAGCTCGATGAATTCGCCCTGACGCTGGTGCGCAAGCAAGCCCCCTTTCCTCCCATTCCACCCGAGACCGGAAGGTCAAGTTGGCTGTTCAAAGCGCGGATCGGCCCCTTTTAA